The nucleotide window GGTCTAATCATCAGCTTAATCTTATGGTTGATCAGGCcctagaatatattatatactttaacatgcCTTCGCACACGAAAGTCTTTTAGGCTAGAAGTGTTGACGCAATCCCACGAGTGGAAATATTCTAATTGAATTTGAGAGGTGGTTATActtctgatatcatgtcaagaaaccgactcaaccaaaagcttaaacttttagttgaggattcaagatatgttatatacgcTAACGCTTAAGGTATGTATCTGTTTGGGGGTATTTTTAGGCACTATGTAGGAGAAGATGTTGATACTTTGAGCCTGAGAGAACTTCAACATTTGGAACAACAACTAGATGTAGCTCTTAAGAGAATCAGAAGCAAGAAGGTTATCTTCTATACATGTATTTTTAATTTGgctgattatatatatatatatatatatatatatatatatatatatatatatatatatatatatatatatatatatatatatatatatatatttcaaattttatttttaactgaTCTAATTTTGTGCAACTTATTGTAGAATCAGCTGATGCATGAATCAATATCTCAGCTGCAGAAAAATGTATACACATCTTACacttctttttttaaaatttttcttttgtgacTGATTGCGTCTGTCATTAATCTTGGTCGTATAAGAACCACTTGTATTTtgttattaacaaaaataaggtTGTGTATATATAATCTTTCTAAATTTTGTcagaaaccaactcaattaaaagtttaagttgatgattgaggccccaagatatgttatatactctaactcGCACACGAGAGGTccttgggctagaagtgtggatgcgacaCAGACCCTTTTCATACCTGGCGCTGAATATTTCGTTTAAATAAGGGGTGATTGAGATACAAATCTATAACCTTTTGTCACACTgacttctaataccatgtcaagtaATCATcctaacaaaaaatttaagctgatggttgaggtgcTAGAATTTGATATATACTGACGTCTGAACATCTAAACAAAAACCATTTGTTATTGAATGTTGtacgtgatttttttttttggtttaatttgGTGATAATTCCATTTTTCATGAATaacaagcttttttggcaggaAAAAGCTATGGTTGACAAAAATAACCATTTGGCAAAACTGGTACTTaccttaataatttatttatttattaatttattaagacTCAAATATTATGCATATTCAATTCCTCAAACTATATCTAAAGTgagagccacttaatgacattaaaaaagaattatattgttATTGTGTATTTATTAACTCTTtaaatgtatatttgtatttctagtagtaaattaatataataaataatgacaTGAAATAGATGAAGGAGAATGACAAAAAGGTAATGGAGCAACAAAAAATGCAGCAGCAGCAAAACCCTAGTCCAGCTTTCCTCATTCCAGCACCTACTCCATTACCATTTCCCCCTCTCTCTATTGGGTGAGATTGCTACTTTTTCTCCTCACTGCACCTAAAAAGCAAATTatagaattatattatttattctatttttgaGTTTGCTACAAAATTATAAAGCCATTATCAAAgcataaacataaaataattaagcTACATGTGTACGACTCTATATACGAATAGAAccatagaaaattaattatgattaagTTGgtgaaattgaaaatggtggTACATACCCCTACTCACTTACTTTATTTGAAATTGCTATTGATAGTAGTATATTATAAggagaaattttaatttctattgtaatgtaaaatgtcaatttaaaataaattcattaagATCAAAGATTTAAAGAAATATCAGATCATAAGGGGTatcttatttattaataaataacatGCATTTTCGTAAATgataagtatttttttaaaaaaatacacgTGTACcctataatttttatatgtaaCCCCTTTAGACTTTATATACACCCTTTTCTCACGGTTTTCACGTCTTCGCCAATTTAATGTTcttcactatatatatatatatatatatatatatatatatatatatatatatatatatataaccccTAACTAATAATACTAcgttttaaaatacttgtaatatttgttttttcacgttgtttaatacactaatttaatttttaatatctctaattttaacttatagattaaaaattaattacaaattaagaatgataaataaataatgttatattttctaACGTTGTAACTAATAAGACGAACTATTGTTTAAGAGATGAttaatatcaaaaattaattaagtataGGTCAATTACATACCAAAGTAGTGTAAACGAAACTTTTAAGTATATATTTCAAATAGAAGTATTCACAAGctataagtattttttttttttgttttagttcttATTGGACCAATAATTTAAAAgactttttttataaattataatatgttttgaTTTAAAGCAAAGCCTTGAAATTTTAACTTGTTTTTATAGTATCTTTTTCCTAGTGTATTGTCTATTTGGACTcctaataaattcaaaattttgtcTTTGCTGatacatatatagataaaaAGGTTtggatcaaataaaaaaggttTTTTCATATCAATATTGATGAAAAAGtttttatgttataaattacgaatatttttaaataaaatagaagtattttttttataatatagtgACCATTACAATTTAGGATTTTTGCACtatattgactttttttttattattgaatcccactcatatttatatatagtactGCAaagattgaaattttttttattttgtgtgtATTACACAGAGGAACATATCAGGGAAGAGAATTACAAATAAGAGATGAATCAAATGTGCAAGCTGAAGGTGAAACCAGAACAAACAGTAACATTCCATCATGGATGTTTACTCATATTGctgaataaaaaagaaaaaaatttcataaacaTAATGAATGCTCAATGATTTCAGCGATATCTGATAATATAAAATGCTGAAAATCTTAATTATAGCTTATAATATTTTGATCTACTATTAGTTATCTGTAAATTATATTAGACACCCAAACAATGGTGTTTAATTAGGATCTAATTACCAAATAACCTAATCATCTATACAGTACACCACGACCGTGTACATTACTACCTCGTTTCTAAAGGTTTGTCCATTAGgtatattaaaattttgtacaTCCAGTCAAATTTATTATAAtcttacatgaatatatttcaACTCGTGTATAATCACGAAATATAATATCTAAGTTTCTCAATTTTTAAATAGACTGTTGTTATTGATAAACTTTTAAAGACGAagagtttttatttattattatattattatagggTTTGTTGAGGGAAGTACAGAGATATATAATATTCAATCTCATGATTGTACTTGAAAAGGACGATATTTGCTTCAAATGAGACAAGATATGATACTCAGAGTGTAAGGAATTTTATTTTAGCGCAATTGGAAGAACTCAATTAAATTAGCAAATTAATATATGAATATACAGGATCAAGCATGTGTAACATACCATTATTATAGATCAATTTAGGTCTATACTGAACTGGTTGGGATAGGTTTGGGTTTCTGATGAAAAAACATGCTCAAACAAGTTGAGCATATTTAAGGTTTGCCTGGATCCCATATAAAATGTACAATAGtaaaaaatataggaaaaataTTATAGGTTGATATTTTATAGGAGAATTATTTAAGGTGTACCAAATACAAAAATGTGATATTTATACCACTTATTATCTCtcttactttatttattttatgttgctTCGTCCTCTTTCTCATTCTctcatcaaattaaaatttccaaatataaatatcaattaatACTCCAATTCATCTTTTTTCTCTAGTCATAACCCTTGCCAGTCGCCATCGTTTTTTCAAcccatttaattatttcttgcaGTACCCAActaaaagaatatatatatatatatatatatatatatatatatatatatatatacacccatctttgattttaaattttacaatttGAATCAAAATAATCCGATGGGATAAATATTAGAGTATGAAATTTTGGAAGGAAGTTATTTTGGCAAttgatgattaatttttttagatacTGAAAGATAGGAAACTTTGCACCATTGTTAAAGAATAAAGAAGTTTTGAATCTGTAATTagattttgaaaattgaaaattttttgtatTAGAGATCCggagaaaatgatgtaagaGGAAAGAGAGAGTTGGAAGAGAGCATAAGGCCGGTGCATTGTACTCCGTGAATATTTCCTCCAGGAGGAGGAGAGTAAATATTCAACCTTAGATAAGGATTAAAAGTTTACTCTTCTAAAAGTTTTTTCCAAATTCAAACACATAATTCAATTTAGAGTATTTATAGTGTATTTAAAACCTTGTAGTTCTTACAATTCAAGCGACCTCTTAATCCGAAATAGTGCATTCTGTATTAATGAAGGGTCGTATTGTCACGAGTTCATAATCTTATTAAACCCGTCTTAGACTCAATcctaattttataatttgattttattttattgagattCAATGGATTTAGGTTCAAACCCCAATCCAAAAGATAAATGAAACTAAATTTGGATTTAAGATACTCATACCCAGGCTCGACCCAAACTCATTCTAGATCTGCTCTAGATCCAAACCCACCCCAGAACGCCCTAAACCCAACCCATGACATAATCtagtaaattaattttaaacatattttataattattgacttaattttaacttatatttgaCATAGACCAATTTTATACCTAATAAGatcttaaaaattgaaaaatgagaaAGTATAAACAAATAGATTTAAGACTAAAAAATGTTAGCCTACTTCCACACTAGATATATCATATAACCCCTTTAGTGTGTTAAGTGAATATGATGGAATATTCATATTGTCCTTTGACAGAaatataactattaaaaaattcttttgattcaaccatCTCTTTCTCGACTTGTatactttaattttatatttaaaataccgattaattaaataacatcaTATTTCAAGTTTTTAACGCAAGACCCTTAGACTCAATAGACGCAACATTTCTAGGTCTAAGTTCAAAATTTTCACACCTCACAATCACGAACCGTGTCTGGGTCCATACATAATAAATGGGTTTGAATCTTAAACTTATTGAATCCAATTGAGACAACTCATGAATCATCCCTAGGTGGATGTAAACTTTGAGTAATACTCGTGACACCGTGATATGGCACTGTAAGTCTGTAACGTTATATGGACTTGGTGAGATACATATAATTGAACTTTACACCACATGCTTATAAaaacttttatatttaaatCATATGGTACAAACTCAAAATAACTGAACTTTTATATTTAAATCATATGGTGCAAACTCAAAATAACAGGAGTATAGACGAAATGAAAACCAACATTACCGTTATGTTACAAGAGCATAAATATTTTGGCCAAATCACCAAATTTCCAGTGAAATGGGATGGGTCGGAGCAGCCTAGCAACTAATACAGTCATAAAAACACAATTCAAGCCGAGCAAACTGATTATTCATTTGGCTCACTTGCTCGCTCCATTTCAAGCAATtcacaaaaacaaaatgaatccGATAACATATCATTTTCATGAAATACGGGTAAGTTGACAGATAAAACCAAGACGGTAGTAAAAATCGGAGTCAGAAACGCATGAGCAGCGATCAACTGCATGAAATCAGTGGCTCAAAGCCATATACATGAGTTCTGAATGATTTGTAAACCAAAAGTGAAACAATTTACAAAAGACCAGCGAGATTTTCGGTTCATAAGAAAATTAAGAACCCGACCATAATTTTCATTTCTCTTTGAAGATAAAGTTTATACCAAGAAACGAATATCGAGCGAAAAGACAAAAGACAAGATAAATTCTATGACCATGGTCCATGTACCTGTTATGGCTATGCAGCATGTTTTctttttgatatttatgtacTTCTGAACGGGTGGGATATAAACACCTCAACCCTGCAGTATTCACAACGACTATACAGTTTCGGATTTCCTCTATAGTTATTCGCCCTTTTGCTCCGGTTGCTTCTTGCATCAGGAAGATCAAAGTCACGGAGATTCATCAAACGCCATCACCTACAAAGTACTTCCCATAAGGATtggcaaaaattcaaaaaaaatgatctttataatttgaatttttcgATTGTCTCGGTTTAAGGCAAAAAAATATTTCACATAAAGATCGAGAAAAGCTCAAAAACGGTAAGGATCACCCTATTACAAATACGGGTGGTTCAGGAAAGTCTTCACCGAAGACAACCCACAGACGATTTCAGAACCATTTCTAGGATCAGTAATTCAGAGTAAAAGGATCTTCGTTTTACACAAACACATCAGGAACATATATGAGGCTAAATCTGAATGTGAATGAAGATACAAGTACTCAGTTTATGGAAGAGCGAGTCCAGATCTATAGTCTTCTATGAACATCAAGATGAGTTTGTCAATGGAACATGCAGTGcgaaatgaaataaaaacttTGGGGCAAATTCTGGAAATTTATACACGCCTACACGGTCAGTCGAAAACTCGAAATATCTTTCTCTGCTTGTTACACAATTCAATGTTGGTAGGGTTTCAAATTGAATACCCAGGACATGGCATAAGTATACCTGGGTCTAGATTTTCCCTTGTTTCCGACCATAATTCACTCACCCCCCAACTTGTAATAAGAGAAAAACTTAAGTGGATTGTTTAAAATCAACTCCACCTCACAACTAAAATACCTATACACATGCATAAATGTCAAAGTGGGTGCAGCTACATGAGGTTTGGGAGGACAGTCCCCTTATCTAAACATGCGTCATTGTAATTTTGACTCGGACcccttaatatttaatttataatataagatataaagggtatttaagtaacaCAAAATCAAGTATAGTTCAATGGTCCAAGACTCATAGTAGAAATGAAACTTAAGGTTTGCGTTTCAAATCTTTATGATATGCaaattttatcttttgtaataattttttaaaactaataatCAAACATATTTTAGTCTTCCAGAACACTTACGTAAGTAATGTAACCCATGATGACATCTTCATAGCCTCCCAACAATTTGAAGTCGCAAAATCTAGAATTGTATcgttttaaaaacaaaaattttaaatttaacttgttttttttacaattatttttctAGTGCATCGGTTGGTGGACAATATTTTTACAAGTGCATGACTATTTGGCCCCttttaatttaaaatcctaACTTCGCCCTTGTCTCTCTAACTGTCATATGAATCAACATTTCCCAGTGGTATTACAAGGAGGCACCAACAAACAGAAGAATAATCATGCAGCGAGAAATCCACAATGGCACAACATTTCATATTAAAGAGAAGACTTACCTTGCCGCAAACCGGGCAGTTCTCACTTCTCTCCATCCACTCATAAATGCAACCCAAATGAAAATGATGAGAACACTTCGTGATTATCTTCGGGTTATCTTCGGTGTATTCTGCATCAACAAGATGTTGAGTACTATCAAGATCCAGAAATGGAAACTTGGTTATATTTAAAAACGCTTCAAATGAGTATGGACATCTCAAGCACGTAATCAAATGAGTATGAATTATTACCTTCGAGACAAGTTGGACAAACATCTTCATCCTCGGATGATGAATAGAAATATCCCATAACCGTGGTCGATTTTGCTGATGAAAGCTTCACAGACGACTTACGACACTCTTTTGAGTCATCTTCACAAGTTGACTCATTCCACTTACCTCCGGTACACAAAGGGTCGGAATCAGCATCAACATCACTCCTCAGAGGTTCTGATTCGTCATGGGAATGACTGCACCCTTTATCACGTCTCGAAAACAGGCCATCCCGCTGCATGCGGTAATATCTAGGATCTGCATCATAAGGCAAGGGCCTAGGAGGAGAGCGGTACATATCAGCAAGAGCGTTGTCGGTTGATGCCATAGAAGTTAAGGATGCCCCTTGGATGGATGAAGGCAAGGATTGAACTTCCCCCCTTCGAAATAATGAAGAGTACTACAGAGACACAATACGATTAGATAACTGCTTAATTGAAGCGAAATAAGTAGCCAGAGAAGGGGATCAAGTGAAGAAATATTAGAAGGAAAACCAGCATCAAACCCCTCCAAAATAACATCCCCGTACGACAAGTCAAATGCCCTGCCCCTTCTTCCTCTCAAGACATGAAGAAGCAGGAATGAGACAGGAACAAACAAGTcccttaattaaaaaaaaaaaaaaaaaccaataatttGTCCTACCTCTCCCCTCATGACATGCGTTTTTCTTTTTAGCCATATTTTCATCATAAGGGTTGTTAACTATTGAGCCTAATCCCAATGCACGCACACACACAAATTGTTGCAATAGATTAGAAGGAGAAAGTATGTCTACAACGATAGTTGGCAATTGGCAACAAATACCATACCCAAAATGAAACAGAATAATAATCAGCTAaggtaaaattataaaatagtagGTACAACTCAAACAATTTTCCAGTGTAGAACTTGAATGAATCCAGATTAACAGGCAAATAACACTTTTTTCACGGCATTCCTTTCATCCCTGATAAAACAATGAGAGATAGTTCAAGCACAAGGAAGGACAATACAAACTGCATAAGAAAGCTGACACGACAAAATCAGTAAAACCTCATAGCCTTGTCTAAAACTATGTTAATGGGACTCTTTATTTTGCTTCACATACCCGTGTGCAATCCTTGATGCTCAGACATcggtatgacacttagacacttcatttagGCGTAAAAATGAATATTTAGAATTATCCAACACTTGGACACATACCagtatccgacatcagtaccagagtccaagtaacataggtctTAAATAAGAAGCATTCTCAGGAAAAGAAAGCAGCTCACGATCACGCGAAAAAAATCACTATTTATCACAAAACAGAATTAACCTGGTCACAACTCCCCATTTTGTTAAGTATGAATATGCTGCAGCTTTGCATCAGCAAACAATATGATCCATAAGTATGATTATGAAACCAGACCCTTATTACACTGAACAAAGAAGTATTATATAGGAGAAAAGGCAGCATACCAAATGAAAGAAGTTTTGAAGGAAACAGCTTAGACAAATACAGTTCCTGTATATTGAGCTGTTTCTGTTTACATAGTCTTCTATATCCTCCACACGCAAACAAGAACAAATAGCACCCATTATTGCAGCCGTTGTCTCGCTCATACACAACAAATGTAGCACCAAATCCCCAGAAAAGCTTCAGTGAGTATGAGCTCGTGCAGAAGTCGAGGAATGATACTCGCACAATAAAAAACGAGAGAGGACGCTCAGTTCGCAGAAGTCCGCCACCTCCACGAACTAATACCCTCTCTCCTTGCAACCTTCAACAAGcgaaatacttaataatttaacCTGAAACATAATTAGTTAAAAAATTAGATACACATTAGCCAATTTAAACGGCAACAGTCCCAAAGCCATGTATCCAGAAAATGTGATCAGTTGCAACAATCCTCCACTTGAAATAGAAGCAATACTTATACCACCAACAATTTATTACCCTAACAAcccctcttgtatgagaccgtctcatggtgagacaaactcaaaacaagaagcccataagctaaaagtttctattattgggcaATTTAATCCAAGTATGAGGCACGTCTCACGGTGAAACCGTTTCATAGAAGAATTTTTGATACCCTAAAACCATTAGTGGCACCCCTAAGCGGGGTTTGGGGTTGGATGTATGTTGATGACAAAAGGTAATTTCAATTGACCCTTGGTACTTGGTAGCAAACATGCAAGTACTTCACATTGAAAAAAGTATACAATCATGAGCCATTTTAATATAATCTGTTATAATTCCAAACCAAAGATATAAATCTTTGGCACCATCCAGAATACCATGGATGAAAATGTCAAAGATCAATAGAAACTAGGAAACAAAAGCAGGTATTTATTGAACCTACTCTTAATAAACAAACCTTGAATATCAAATTTTTCTAAGTATATCTCTACCGACAGAATTTTTAActtcaaaattatttaattttcaattaacaaATAGTTGCTGACCAAAAGGAAAAGTCAATGCATCAGAAAACCAGAAACTAACAATAAGTACAGAAGAAATACAGGAACTGATGGCTAGATGATGATAAGTAGAATTCTTCATCCTTTTGATCCTCTAAGGAAATACA belongs to Amaranthus tricolor cultivar Red isolate AtriRed21 chromosome 17, ASM2621246v1, whole genome shotgun sequence and includes:
- the LOC130803922 gene encoding truncated transcription factor CAULIFLOWER A-like isoform X2, which gives rise to MGRGKVELKRIENKISRQVTFSKRRSGLLKKAHEISVLCDAQVALIVFSTKGKLFEYSSTDSSMESILERYERHCYAERQLVATDSESQQEGSWAMEYPKLVAKLEVLQRNMRHYVGEDVDTLSLRELQHLEQQLDVALKRIRSKKNQLMHESISQLQKNEKAMVDKNNHLAKLMKENDKKVMEQQKMQQQQNPSPAFLIPAPTPLPFPPLSIGGTYQGRELQIRDESNVQAEGETRTNSNIPSWMFTHIAE
- the LOC130803922 gene encoding truncated transcription factor CAULIFLOWER A-like isoform X1, with translation MGRGKVELKRIENKISRQVTFSKRRSGLLKKAHEISVLCDAQVALIVFSTKGKLFEYSSTDSSSMESILERYERHCYAERQLVATDSESQQEGSWAMEYPKLVAKLEVLQRNMRHYVGEDVDTLSLRELQHLEQQLDVALKRIRSKKNQLMHESISQLQKNEKAMVDKNNHLAKLMKENDKKVMEQQKMQQQQNPSPAFLIPAPTPLPFPPLSIGGTYQGRELQIRDESNVQAEGETRTNSNIPSWMFTHIAE
- the LOC130803925 gene encoding E3 ubiquitin-protein ligase At3g02290, with protein sequence MSETTAAIMGAICSCLRVEDIEDYVNRNSSIYRNCICLSCFLQNFFHLYSSLFRRGEVQSLPSSIQGASLTSMASTDNALADMYRSPPRPLPYDADPRYYRMQRDGLFSRRDKGCSHSHDESEPLRSDVDADSDPLCTGGKWNESTCEDDSKECRKSSVKLSSAKSTTVMGYFYSSSEDEDVCPTCLEEYTEDNPKIITKCSHHFHLGCIYEWMERSENCPVCGKVMAFDESP